A genomic segment from Barrientosiimonas humi encodes:
- a CDS encoding 3-hydroxyacyl-CoA dehydrogenase — translation MQIDDKTVALVTGGGSGLGEATARRLHADGAAVVLADLEGSRGADLAAELGERATFVATDVRDEQQVQAAIDAAKELGELRVVVNCAGVGTPGRIISKRGVHSLEDYRTVIEINLIGTFNVLRLSAEAMLGNEPVDGDRGVVVMTASVAAFDGQIGQAAYASSKGGIVGLTLTSARDLADKGIRVMTIAPGTFETPMLAGLPNDVKSVLEAQVPHPSRLGRPAEYAALVAHIVDNPMLNGEVIRLDGALRMPPR, via the coding sequence GTGCAGATCGACGACAAGACCGTTGCCCTCGTCACCGGCGGAGGCTCCGGCCTCGGCGAGGCGACCGCCCGCCGGCTCCACGCCGACGGCGCGGCCGTGGTGCTGGCCGACCTCGAGGGTTCGCGCGGCGCCGACCTGGCCGCCGAGCTCGGCGAGCGGGCCACGTTCGTCGCCACCGACGTGCGCGACGAGCAGCAGGTGCAGGCCGCGATCGACGCGGCGAAGGAGCTCGGCGAGCTGCGCGTGGTCGTCAACTGCGCGGGCGTCGGCACCCCCGGGCGGATCATCAGCAAGCGCGGGGTGCACAGCCTCGAGGACTACCGCACGGTCATCGAGATCAACCTGATCGGCACGTTCAACGTGCTGCGCCTGTCGGCCGAGGCGATGCTCGGCAACGAGCCGGTCGACGGCGACCGGGGCGTCGTCGTGATGACCGCGTCGGTCGCCGCGTTCGACGGACAGATCGGCCAGGCGGCGTACGCCTCGTCCAAGGGCGGCATCGTCGGACTCACCCTCACCAGCGCACGAGACCTGGCGGACAAGGGGATTCGCGTCATGACGATCGCGCCCGGCACGTTCGAGACGCCGATGCTCGCGGGGCTGCCGAACGACGTGAAGTCGGTGCTCGAGGCGCAGGTGCCGCACCCGTCGCGGCTGGGCCGGCCGGCGGAGTACGCCGCGCTCGTCGCCCACATCGTCGACAACCCGATGCTCAACGGCGAGGTGATCCGGCTCGACGGCGCGCTGCGCATGCCGCCGCGCTGA
- a CDS encoding tyrosine-type recombinase/integrase, with protein sequence MAGKKGKRGWGALRKLPSGRYQAAYTGPDARRHTAPRTFETKGDAEEWLNQERRRCADPDTWSSPADRENKRKGGVTLAEYAPGAIARRRKRGQPLSPRTIEHYRQLLDRVILPGLGALPVDKITETDVSGWYDALDPTKPTQRAHAYALLKQTIDQHIRENRAADRGAPRANPCTIDGAATTGRGKRDVDVPDVQEVAALTEAMPDRLRALVLLCAWAGLRFGEVTELRRRDLRLKQGVVRVERAVTWVGNQPQVKPPKSDAGIRDVALPPHIVDAVKTHLAQHVPSHPDALVFPATAGGDDHWQHGPFYRVFMVARDAAGRPDLRLHDLRHFSAVRAAGADATVAELMARLGHSTPGAAMRYQHRAKGRDAQIAATMSQRALEATE encoded by the coding sequence ATGGCGGGGAAGAAGGGCAAGCGCGGCTGGGGGGCGCTGCGCAAGCTGCCCTCGGGCCGTTACCAGGCGGCCTACACCGGCCCGGACGCCCGGCGACACACCGCGCCGAGGACCTTCGAGACGAAGGGCGACGCCGAGGAGTGGCTGAACCAAGAGCGTCGCCGCTGCGCCGACCCCGACACCTGGTCGTCGCCTGCCGACCGCGAGAACAAGCGCAAGGGCGGCGTGACGCTGGCCGAGTACGCGCCCGGAGCGATCGCTCGGCGCCGCAAACGGGGTCAGCCTCTCTCTCCCAGGACGATCGAGCACTATCGACAGCTGCTCGACCGCGTGATCCTGCCCGGCCTGGGCGCGCTGCCGGTGGACAAGATCACCGAGACCGACGTGTCGGGCTGGTACGACGCGCTGGACCCGACGAAGCCGACGCAGCGAGCCCACGCGTACGCGCTGCTCAAGCAGACCATCGATCAGCACATCCGCGAGAATCGCGCAGCGGACCGCGGTGCGCCGCGCGCGAACCCTTGCACCATCGACGGCGCCGCGACGACCGGCAGAGGCAAGCGGGACGTCGACGTGCCCGACGTGCAGGAGGTCGCCGCGCTGACCGAGGCGATGCCCGATCGGCTCCGCGCACTGGTGCTGTTGTGCGCATGGGCGGGGCTCCGCTTCGGCGAGGTGACCGAGCTTCGCAGGCGAGACCTGCGCCTCAAACAAGGTGTCGTCCGAGTTGAGCGTGCGGTGACCTGGGTCGGCAACCAGCCACAGGTCAAGCCTCCGAAGTCCGACGCTGGCATACGCGACGTAGCCCTCCCCCCGCACATCGTTGATGCGGTGAAAACCCATCTGGCACAGCATGTTCCGAGCCACCCTGACGCCCTGGTCTTCCCCGCTACCGCCGGCGGGGACGACCACTGGCAGCACGGGCCCTTCTATCGGGTCTTCATGGTCGCTCGCGACGCCGCGGGCCGGCCGGACCTTCGTCTGCACGACCTTCGGCACTTCTCGGCGGTCCGAGCCGCGGGCGCTGACGCGACCGTGGCCGAGCTGATGGCTCGCCTCGGTCACAGCACCCCGGGAGCGGCGATGCGATATCAGCACCGAGCCAAGGGCCGCGACGCGCAGATCGCGGCGACCATGAGTCAGCGCGCGCTGGAAGCCACCGAGTGA